In one window of Bradyrhizobium sp. AZCC 1721 DNA:
- a CDS encoding nuclear transport factor 2 family protein, translating into MEKNVKDLFERYENLFRTALRDQVDMDQVASSYATAFVAASPAGVSVGRNDEHLKQMMQQGFENYRRIGTKDMRLRNVRIAPIDEHHCLAHVAWTAIYDRGSEPDVSIDFEVHYLVQQLEDTPKIFGWVSGDEQAVLKEHGIV; encoded by the coding sequence ATGGAGAAGAACGTAAAGGACTTGTTTGAGCGCTATGAGAACCTGTTCCGAACGGCGCTTAGGGATCAAGTGGATATGGACCAAGTGGCGTCCTCATACGCCACTGCGTTCGTTGCGGCCTCTCCGGCTGGCGTCAGTGTCGGCCGGAATGACGAACACCTGAAGCAGATGATGCAACAGGGGTTTGAAAATTATCGCCGGATCGGTACGAAGGATATGCGACTTCGCAATGTCCGCATCGCACCGATCGACGAGCACCATTGCCTGGCGCACGTCGCTTGGACCGCGATCTACGACCGTGGCAGCGAACCGGATGTTTCCATTGATTTTGAGGTCCATTATCTGGTGCAGCAGCTCGAAGACACACCAAAGATCTTTGGATGGGTGTCAGGAGACGAGCAAGCCGTTCTGAAAGAACACGGCATCGTCTGA
- a CDS encoding LysR family transcriptional regulator: MRFEGLDLNLLIALDAILEERSVMGASRRLHLSQPAMSAAVGRLRQYFNDEIFTISQRKLVPTPLAQSLERPTRDILLRIRANLISPPKFDPASSERRFRLVVSDYASIVLMHAVMKRVYRAAPRVCLEILPFGDRVDDQLQRGEVDFVVIPDTNLIDGHPSQHLFADEFCCVAWRGSRQIGRSISLGRYLQLGHITAQLGPIHGVSFDERALVQLGYKRRIEVIAPNFTAMAAMVIGTDRIATMHHRLAVIFARNFPLKLLRAPVRIPAFREALQWPASFHLDPALVWLREIITDVAAEVDRTPAKQMKVG, from the coding sequence ATGCGCTTCGAAGGCCTGGACCTGAATCTCCTGATCGCGCTTGATGCGATCCTTGAAGAGCGCAGTGTCATGGGAGCCAGTCGACGCCTTCATCTCAGCCAGCCGGCGATGAGCGCCGCTGTTGGCAGATTGCGTCAGTATTTCAACGACGAGATTTTCACGATTTCACAGCGAAAGCTGGTGCCGACGCCGCTGGCGCAATCGCTGGAAAGACCAACCCGGGACATCCTGCTGCGAATCCGGGCCAATCTGATCTCGCCGCCAAAATTCGACCCGGCGAGTTCCGAGCGGCGTTTCCGGCTGGTCGTTTCCGATTATGCGAGCATCGTATTGATGCACGCCGTCATGAAGCGCGTCTATCGCGCCGCGCCGCGGGTTTGCCTTGAAATTCTTCCCTTCGGTGATCGCGTCGATGACCAGCTTCAGCGAGGGGAGGTCGATTTCGTCGTGATCCCCGATACAAATCTCATTGATGGCCATCCCAGCCAGCATTTGTTTGCAGACGAATTCTGCTGCGTCGCCTGGCGCGGAAGCCGCCAGATCGGGCGCTCGATCTCGCTTGGCCGCTATCTTCAGCTTGGACACATAACGGCTCAGCTCGGGCCCATTCACGGAGTATCCTTCGATGAACGCGCCCTCGTGCAGTTAGGTTATAAGCGCCGCATCGAGGTCATCGCCCCGAACTTCACCGCGATGGCTGCCATGGTGATCGGAACGGACCGCATCGCGACAATGCATCATCGCCTCGCTGTAATTTTCGCGCGAAACTTTCCGCTGAAGCTGCTGCGTGCACCGGTCCGCATCCCCGCATTCCGAGAAGCCCTACAGTGGCCGGCGTCCTTTCACCTGGATCCCGCACTTGTTTGGTTGCGCGAGATCATTACCGACGTTGCTGCTGAGGTTGACCGGACTCCAGCCAAGCAAATGAAGGTTGGGTAG
- a CDS encoding NADPH-dependent FMN reductase, protein MIQDKPLVLGIGGTPRRGSSSERALVISLKAAEDEGARTLLLSGAELLLPMYMPGQQQSDQASRLLAALRECHGIIISSPAYHGSISGLIKNALDYAEELRTDTRAYLDGIPVGCIACAGGWQAVGQTLAALRTVAHSLRGWPTPFGAMLNTSSALFDAEGNCTDAATKRQLETVGQQVIDFVRTQSRGRLAAHSFSTETMVQP, encoded by the coding sequence ATGATTCAGGATAAGCCTCTTGTTCTCGGGATAGGAGGAACCCCGCGGCGCGGGTCATCGTCCGAACGCGCGCTCGTGATCAGCCTCAAGGCCGCCGAGGATGAAGGCGCAAGGACCCTGCTTCTCTCCGGTGCAGAACTGCTTCTGCCGATGTATATGCCCGGACAGCAACAGTCCGATCAGGCTTCGCGTCTCCTGGCCGCGCTTCGTGAATGCCACGGCATTATCATCTCGTCGCCGGCCTACCACGGATCGATATCTGGACTGATAAAGAACGCGCTGGACTACGCGGAAGAACTTAGAACGGATACACGCGCTTACCTGGATGGAATTCCCGTCGGCTGCATTGCTTGTGCTGGCGGATGGCAGGCGGTTGGGCAGACATTAGCCGCGCTTCGGACGGTTGCTCATTCCCTTAGAGGCTGGCCAACGCCGTTTGGTGCAATGTTGAACACATCCAGCGCACTGTTCGACGCCGAGGGAAATTGCACCGATGCGGCAACCAAACGTCAGCTCGAGACGGTGGGCCAGCAGGTGATCGATTTCGTGCGCACGCAATCTCGCGGCAGATTGGCAGCGCACTCCTTCTCGACAGAAACGATGGTCCAACCGTAG
- a CDS encoding alpha/beta fold hydrolase, with translation MVFETIKLEIDAVDTVIKVIGRGPAVLALHGAATIEGQEWARGLADRFRVYLPFHPGFGESGPAPHICGMQDLIVHNLRLIAALGLDRPHLVGHSMGGWMAAEMAVVAGERFARLVLNAPAGLNHPDHRGADPTKIAPQDLPHYLAHRTEVAARYFPGGSLAPPPEQFIAAREKESQALSNIRKAHGMGHPNLGRWLSRIPNETLIVWGDRDRIALASQAELWAGAIPKARTHIVPGVGHFAMQEDPACVAAIGDFLAG, from the coding sequence GTGGTATTCGAAACGATAAAGCTCGAAATCGATGCCGTGGACACGGTCATAAAAGTCATCGGAAGGGGTCCGGCCGTCCTGGCGCTTCACGGAGCGGCAACGATCGAGGGGCAAGAATGGGCGCGCGGTTTGGCCGACAGGTTTCGGGTCTATCTGCCATTCCACCCCGGCTTCGGCGAAAGTGGACCTGCGCCGCATATCTGCGGGATGCAGGATTTGATCGTCCACAATTTGCGGCTCATCGCAGCATTGGGGCTGGATCGGCCGCACCTCGTGGGTCATTCCATGGGCGGCTGGATGGCGGCAGAAATGGCGGTGGTCGCCGGCGAACGCTTTGCTCGTCTGGTGCTGAACGCCCCTGCCGGGCTCAACCATCCTGACCATCGCGGCGCCGACCCCACCAAAATCGCTCCGCAAGATTTGCCTCACTACCTGGCGCATCGAACGGAAGTTGCGGCCCGATACTTTCCCGGAGGCTCGCTTGCACCCCCGCCGGAGCAGTTCATTGCGGCAAGGGAGAAGGAAAGCCAGGCGCTGAGCAACATTCGGAAGGCCCACGGCATGGGACACCCGAATCTCGGTCGATGGCTAAGCCGGATACCCAACGAAACGCTTATCGTGTGGGGCGACAGGGACAGGATCGCGCTTGCCAGTCAGGCGGAACTCTGGGCAGGCGCGATTCCAAAAGCCCGCACTCATATCGTGCCCGGCGTTGGGCACTTCGCCATGCAGGAAGACCCCGCCTGTGTCGCGGCGATCGGCGATTTCCTCGCGGGGTGA
- a CDS encoding HlyD family type I secretion periplasmic adaptor subunit, whose protein sequence is MTAIGDGFAPMRDRARYARPSRPALLGAGVVAAFLAAMTMWGTLAPISGAAIASGNLQVEGRRQSVQHPYGGVVRQLTVRDGARVEKGQLLIRLDDSDPRAKLDVLTADRDAALAARARLVAERDRKDAPEFDEHLRARSELSAARQAMANETAMMAARKHQFAAETAVLRGKTKELEAQIAGTQAQLAGTEKQRELLTDEMNGAQHLFAQGYTPKTRILALQREDARLKADIGAQQASIAGMQQQIAQNDLEIARVERARMSEITDQLRGCENKLAELAPKIDAATDVLVRTRITAPATGSVVGLDVFTEGGVIQPGARLMDIVPTDNPLIASAKLKLSDINDVAVGHRAEVQLTGVNYIERPRLYGTVHTVSADRLTDDKSGQGYYAVEVALDPDDVKKSRIDLQAGMPAEVIVPTRPRTLFEYLLGPLRDEITRAFRER, encoded by the coding sequence ATGACGGCGATCGGCGACGGCTTCGCCCCGATGCGCGACCGTGCGCGCTACGCACGTCCCTCGCGGCCGGCGCTGCTGGGTGCCGGCGTGGTGGCGGCGTTCCTTGCCGCGATGACGATGTGGGGAACGCTCGCGCCGATCTCCGGCGCAGCGATCGCAAGCGGCAACCTCCAGGTCGAGGGGCGGCGGCAGAGCGTGCAGCACCCCTATGGCGGCGTCGTGCGCCAGCTCACCGTGCGCGACGGCGCGCGCGTCGAAAAAGGTCAGCTCCTGATCCGGCTCGACGACAGCGACCCGCGCGCCAAGCTCGACGTGCTCACGGCCGATCGTGACGCTGCGCTCGCCGCGCGCGCACGGCTGGTCGCCGAGCGCGACCGAAAAGATGCGCCGGAGTTCGACGAACATCTCCGCGCGCGCAGCGAACTATCCGCGGCGCGCCAGGCCATGGCCAACGAGACCGCGATGATGGCGGCGCGAAAGCACCAGTTCGCCGCCGAGACAGCGGTGCTGCGCGGCAAGACCAAGGAGCTCGAAGCGCAGATCGCGGGCACGCAGGCGCAGCTTGCCGGCACCGAGAAACAGCGGGAACTGCTGACCGACGAGATGAACGGCGCGCAGCATCTGTTCGCGCAGGGCTATACGCCAAAGACCCGCATCCTTGCTTTGCAGCGCGAGGACGCCCGGCTGAAGGCCGATATTGGCGCGCAGCAGGCCAGCATCGCCGGCATGCAGCAGCAGATCGCGCAGAACGACCTCGAGATCGCCAGGGTGGAACGCGCACGGATGAGCGAGATCACTGACCAGTTGCGCGGATGCGAAAACAAGCTCGCGGAACTGGCGCCCAAGATCGACGCCGCCACGGACGTGTTGGTCCGTACGCGGATCACGGCGCCGGCGACCGGCTCGGTGGTCGGCCTCGACGTCTTTACCGAGGGCGGCGTGATCCAGCCCGGCGCGCGGCTGATGGACATCGTGCCCACCGATAATCCGCTGATCGCCTCCGCAAAACTGAAGCTCTCTGATATCAACGACGTCGCCGTCGGCCACCGCGCCGAGGTGCAACTCACCGGCGTCAACTATATCGAGCGTCCCCGGCTCTACGGCACCGTGCACACGGTTTCCGCCGACCGCCTGACCGACGACAAATCCGGGCAAGGCTATTACGCCGTCGAGGTCGCGCTCGATCCCGACGACGTCAAGAAGTCGCGCATCGATCTGCAGGCCGGCATGCCGGCCGAGGTGATCGTGCCGACACGTCCGCGCACCCTGTTCGAATATCTGCTCGGTCCGTTGCGCGACGAGATCACCCGCGCGTTCCGCGAGCGCTGA
- a CDS encoding methyltransferase family protein produces MQTAFSQIKRGFTGPVMADITDTAGVIVRPPIAWALAVLAGFALNWLMPLPFLPAALPAGWLGATVFALALALVAWAISTMTRAGSNVPTNLPTTTIVEAGPYRFTRNPIYLGMVLGLIGLAIAFNSLWLLMTLLPFALVIRYGVIAREEAYLERKFGDVYRRYCARVRRWL; encoded by the coding sequence TTGCAAACAGCCTTCAGCCAGATCAAGCGCGGTTTCACCGGTCCCGTTATGGCTGACATAACAGATACCGCTGGCGTCATTGTCCGGCCGCCGATCGCGTGGGCGCTCGCGGTGCTCGCCGGGTTCGCGCTCAACTGGCTCATGCCCTTGCCGTTCTTGCCGGCCGCGCTACCTGCAGGCTGGCTGGGCGCGACAGTGTTTGCCCTCGCGCTGGCGCTGGTCGCGTGGGCGATCTCTACCATGACCCGGGCTGGCTCGAACGTGCCCACCAACCTGCCGACCACGACCATCGTGGAGGCTGGCCCCTACCGCTTCACGCGCAACCCCATCTATCTCGGCATGGTGCTGGGGCTCATCGGCTTGGCCATTGCCTTCAACAGCCTCTGGCTGTTGATGACGCTGCTGCCTTTCGCGCTAGTCATCCGCTACGGTGTGATCGCTCGCGAGGAAGCCTATCTCGAGCGCAAGTTCGGGGACGTCTATCGCCGCTACTGCGCGCGGGTCCGGCGCTGGCTATAG
- a CDS encoding serine hydrolase produces MKRLHRPLAALLMLCLTTAARAHDAGPVSDPEALGFSSSRLARIAAWQQSQVDAGAFSGGVAAIARNGRVAYLRAVGFRDKAKTIPLQPNAIFWIASMSKPVTSVAAMMLVEEGRLDLAAPVHQYIPELKDMVVAVEKKDPVTGKTGLAREPQKHPMTVLDLLRHTGGLVYGVGGTKVDQLYKSLYGNAGVWRRDKTLADFVSGLAKLPLAHQPGEVWEYGHSVDVLARVIEIASGQPFDQFLEARLFKPLDMIDTGFYVPEAKLSRLVDPPASGWGGPPDSVMADVTKPTKLFSGGGGLVSTAADYLRFCQMLLNGGELDGVRILSSATVRLMTTNSLPPDIRFAGIASGLVGPQAGSTWGLGFAVRSDAAWSVVPGSVGSFTWMGASGTYFWVDPAEQLTAVHLIQVAPGKGGPFNYAFRNLTYGAFRVPDQGAPDAARAPLRVDANRLAAYVGTYRFASSSSRDKQERREFGGLGLEIAMQGGRVKVASPMPDAPAARAGVMANDIITHLDGEATQGKSLNQVLDKMRGPVNTSIHLKIVRNEQHEPIELTVVRAPIRAAGADLEVAVKDGKLELEASGALSVLDFEKGAPITVVPMSSSEFFVDGGDHTRLAFRRDGTDQKMRLVLDPGPWQIIGQRIN; encoded by the coding sequence ATGAAGCGCCTGCACCGCCCTCTCGCCGCACTGTTGATGCTTTGCCTCACCACCGCCGCCCGTGCACACGACGCTGGGCCGGTGAGCGATCCGGAAGCACTCGGCTTCTCGTCATCGCGGCTGGCGCGGATCGCAGCCTGGCAGCAGTCGCAGGTCGATGCCGGCGCCTTCTCGGGCGGCGTCGCGGCGATCGCGCGGAATGGCAGAGTCGCGTATCTCCGCGCCGTCGGCTTTCGTGACAAAGCCAAGACAATCCCACTCCAGCCCAATGCAATCTTCTGGATCGCTTCGATGTCCAAGCCGGTCACCAGCGTCGCGGCCATGATGTTGGTTGAGGAGGGAAGGCTCGACCTTGCCGCCCCGGTTCACCAATATATTCCCGAACTCAAGGACATGGTGGTCGCCGTCGAGAAGAAAGACCCGGTGACCGGCAAGACAGGGCTCGCCCGCGAGCCGCAGAAGCACCCGATGACGGTGCTGGATCTGCTGCGCCATACCGGCGGACTGGTCTACGGCGTCGGTGGCACGAAGGTGGACCAACTATATAAAAGCCTCTACGGCAATGCCGGCGTTTGGCGTCGGGACAAAACTCTTGCCGACTTCGTCTCCGGGCTGGCCAAGCTTCCACTTGCTCATCAACCGGGCGAGGTCTGGGAATACGGTCACTCCGTCGATGTGCTCGCGCGCGTCATCGAGATTGCCTCCGGTCAACCGTTCGACCAATTCCTGGAGGCACGCCTGTTTAAGCCGCTGGACATGATCGACACCGGCTTTTACGTGCCCGAAGCCAAGCTGTCCCGCCTGGTTGATCCGCCCGCCAGCGGCTGGGGCGGTCCGCCGGACAGCGTGATGGCGGACGTCACCAAGCCGACGAAACTGTTCTCGGGCGGCGGTGGACTGGTGTCGACGGCCGCCGATTACCTGCGGTTCTGCCAGATGCTGCTCAATGGCGGCGAGCTCGACGGCGTCCGCATCCTTTCATCGGCAACTGTGCGGCTGATGACCACGAACTCGCTGCCGCCTGATATCCGCTTCGCCGGCATTGCCAGCGGCCTTGTCGGGCCTCAGGCTGGCTCGACCTGGGGACTCGGCTTTGCGGTCCGCAGCGATGCCGCGTGGAGCGTGGTGCCTGGATCGGTCGGCAGCTTCACCTGGATGGGCGCCTCGGGCACTTATTTCTGGGTTGATCCAGCGGAGCAACTGACCGCCGTCCACTTGATCCAGGTTGCGCCAGGCAAGGGCGGTCCTTTCAACTATGCGTTTCGCAATCTCACCTATGGGGCCTTCCGCGTTCCCGACCAGGGCGCCCCCGACGCCGCACGGGCTCCGTTGAGAGTCGACGCGAACAGACTTGCGGCTTACGTCGGAACCTACAGGTTCGCATCGTCGAGTTCGCGCGACAAGCAAGAGCGCCGCGAATTCGGCGGTCTCGGCCTCGAAATCGCGATGCAGGGTGGTCGCGTCAAGGTGGCGTCTCCGATGCCGGACGCGCCTGCCGCCAGAGCTGGCGTCATGGCCAATGACATCATCACGCATCTGGACGGCGAGGCGACGCAAGGCAAGTCCCTCAACCAAGTGCTCGACAAGATGCGCGGGCCCGTCAACACCTCGATCCACCTGAAGATCGTGCGCAACGAGCAGCACGAGCCGATCGAGTTGACGGTCGTGCGCGCCCCGATCCGAGCGGCAGGAGCTGACCTTGAAGTCGCCGTCAAGGATGGCAAGCTCGAGCTCGAGGCCAGTGGTGCCCTGTCGGTTCTTGACTTTGAGAAAGGCGCACCGATCACGGTTGTCCCCATGTCGAGCAGCGAATTCTTTGTCGATGGCGGCGACCACACGCGCCTTGCATTCCGCCGCGACGGTACCGATCAGAAGATGCGCCTGGTGCTAGATCCGGGGCCCTGGCAGATCATTGGTCAGCGGATCAACTGA
- a CDS encoding Bug family tripartite tricarboxylate transporter substrate binding protein — MKAIVVAIAFTASLMSTSLAQSWPSQSIRLIVNFPAGGAADQLARLVGQPLSETFGQSVVIENRGGAGGNLGGEFVARSAPDGYTLLMSSGGMVAINPHLYAKMPFDPTKDIIPVASVARVPFYLVIRADNPVRDFKEFIADLKANPEKRNFGSPGIGSSPHLAAEMLKNMTGTSAVHVPYRGAAPALNDLLGGQLDFLFDPGIAIEHVKAGKLRALAIGSPQRSPQLPNVPTLDELGLTGFDADAVFGIYAPAGTSPDVVARLNKEINRSLATAALNERIATLGNIAAPMSPEEFKEKSRKDSERFGAIIRERGIRAAN, encoded by the coding sequence ATGAAAGCCATTGTGGTCGCGATCGCCTTCACCGCGAGCCTGATGTCCACTTCGCTGGCACAGAGTTGGCCGAGCCAGTCCATTCGCCTCATTGTCAACTTTCCCGCGGGAGGAGCAGCAGATCAGCTCGCGCGCCTTGTAGGTCAACCTCTCAGCGAAACTTTCGGTCAGTCGGTCGTAATCGAAAACAGGGGAGGCGCTGGCGGAAATCTGGGCGGAGAATTCGTGGCGAGGTCCGCGCCGGATGGCTACACCCTGCTGATGTCTTCAGGCGGGATGGTGGCGATCAATCCGCATCTGTATGCCAAAATGCCATTCGACCCCACGAAGGACATCATCCCCGTCGCCTCAGTTGCGCGCGTGCCTTTCTATCTCGTCATTCGGGCGGACAATCCGGTGCGGGATTTCAAGGAATTCATTGCTGACCTGAAGGCCAATCCGGAAAAGCGGAATTTTGGATCGCCCGGCATCGGCAGTTCTCCCCATCTTGCGGCAGAAATGTTGAAAAACATGACCGGCACAAGCGCAGTGCACGTGCCTTACCGCGGCGCGGCACCTGCGCTCAATGACCTGCTCGGGGGGCAACTCGACTTCCTGTTCGATCCCGGCATCGCCATCGAGCACGTGAAAGCCGGCAAGCTGCGTGCTCTTGCGATCGGAAGCCCCCAACGATCGCCCCAACTTCCGAATGTACCCACGCTCGACGAGCTCGGCCTTACGGGCTTTGACGCGGATGCCGTATTCGGCATCTACGCGCCAGCCGGAACATCACCCGATGTTGTCGCGCGTTTGAACAAGGAAATTAATCGATCGCTTGCAACCGCCGCGTTGAACGAGCGTATCGCGACCCTCGGAAATATTGCCGCACCGATGTCTCCGGAAGAGTTCAAGGAAAAGTCCCGCAAAGACTCCGAGCGGTTCGGCGCGATCATACGTGAGCGGGGCATTCGCGCCGCCAACTAG
- a CDS encoding LLM class flavin-dependent oxidoreductase, which produces MIKPWIFEFMQAPNLSDGETLPSTVTAVFDEGYAHWLEAEKLGFEGILFSEHHFGHSYSPSPNLLIAAISRHTTRLRLGTMGMVVPLYEPWRIIEELTMLDHLTRGRLEIGFAAGVPQELARIGLGIEEARERFNEALEILDAALVNHVISHSGKYWKFENLSLMPNAFLQPSPPKWTTVVSTGSAQKSAQRQSKICTGFESVARISEIFDVYRKESARLGFPAGPDQLAIRRNVSISYDAAEARDESHAAKAATLKVVAGDPRVVQGTSSLLDAPRAGAGFSLHDDDYIAGTPAQVAEQIIDQCRKCGAGHFLAMLGRSFTPRRRETLALFGEEVIPQLRRAQIG; this is translated from the coding sequence TTGATCAAGCCATGGATCTTTGAATTCATGCAGGCCCCGAACCTGAGCGACGGGGAGACCCTGCCCAGTACCGTGACTGCCGTGTTCGACGAAGGCTACGCGCATTGGCTCGAAGCCGAGAAGCTAGGGTTCGAAGGAATACTCTTTAGCGAACATCACTTCGGCCACTCATATAGCCCCTCTCCCAACCTCTTGATCGCAGCTATTTCTCGCCACACGACCCGGCTGCGGCTGGGAACGATGGGAATGGTCGTGCCGCTTTATGAGCCATGGCGCATCATCGAAGAACTGACGATGCTCGATCACCTGACAAGGGGGCGCCTCGAGATCGGCTTTGCCGCCGGCGTGCCGCAGGAGCTGGCGCGGATAGGTTTAGGGATAGAGGAGGCCCGCGAGCGGTTCAACGAGGCTTTGGAAATACTCGACGCCGCCCTCGTGAACCACGTCATCAGCCACAGCGGAAAGTATTGGAAATTCGAAAACCTCAGCCTGATGCCGAACGCCTTCCTGCAGCCGTCTCCGCCAAAATGGACGACTGTTGTAAGTACCGGATCCGCGCAGAAATCCGCTCAAAGGCAGTCGAAGATTTGCACCGGCTTCGAATCCGTCGCTCGCATATCGGAAATTTTTGACGTGTATCGGAAGGAGTCTGCCCGGTTGGGATTTCCGGCAGGGCCCGATCAGCTCGCAATCCGGCGCAATGTCTCCATTTCATACGATGCGGCTGAGGCGCGCGACGAATCCCATGCCGCGAAGGCAGCGACACTGAAAGTTGTGGCTGGCGATCCGCGCGTTGTCCAAGGCACATCCTCATTGCTCGATGCGCCGCGGGCTGGAGCCGGCTTTTCACTGCATGACGACGACTACATCGCCGGCACGCCGGCACAGGTCGCTGAACAAATCATCGATCAATGCCGCAAATGCGGCGCGGGCCATTTCCTCGCGATGCTGGGAAGGAGCTTTACGCCGCGTCGCCGTGAGACACTCGCTCTCTTCGGCGAGGAGGTGATCCCCCAATTGCGACGCGCGCAGATAGGTTGA
- a CDS encoding GyrI-like domain-containing protein → MEKLDLKKVRKPLFTAPLNRFVTIDVPPVSYLMIDGHGDPNTAQAYRLAVESLYATAFTIKFSCKANGKDFVVMPLEGLWSAPDPESFSARRKDEWEWTMMIMVPDYVDDETFLAARIKAREKLGALPDSLRLESLEEGLCLQALHVGSYDDEGPLLARLHGEVMPSGGYDFAGRHHEVYLSDPRKTAPEKLKTVIRQPVRRN, encoded by the coding sequence ATGGAGAAGCTGGATCTAAAGAAGGTGAGGAAGCCACTCTTCACCGCTCCCCTTAACCGCTTCGTGACGATCGATGTGCCGCCGGTCTCCTACCTCATGATAGATGGTCACGGTGACCCGAACACAGCCCAAGCTTATAGGCTGGCCGTCGAAAGCCTCTACGCGACGGCCTTTACGATCAAATTCTCCTGCAAGGCAAACGGGAAAGACTTCGTCGTGATGCCATTGGAGGGACTTTGGTCAGCTCCCGACCCTGAGAGCTTCTCCGCACGGCGCAAGGACGAATGGGAATGGACCATGATGATCATGGTGCCGGACTATGTGGATGACGAAACCTTTCTGGCCGCCAGGATCAAGGCGCGAGAGAAGCTCGGCGCGCTTCCTGACAGTCTGAGGCTCGAAAGCCTGGAGGAGGGCCTCTGCCTCCAGGCATTGCACGTAGGCAGCTACGACGACGAAGGACCGCTGCTCGCGAGGTTGCACGGGGAGGTCATGCCTTCGGGCGGCTACGACTTCGCCGGTCGGCATCATGAGGTCTATCTGAGCGACCCTCGCAAGACGGCGCCTGAAAAGCTCAAGACCGTGATCCGCCAACCTGTGCGGCGGAACTGA
- a CDS encoding bifunctional 5,10-methylenetetrahydrofolate dehydrogenase/5,10-methenyltetrahydrofolate cyclohydrolase, which produces MTAEIIDGRKQAQILLDSVAGELGQLSQAPGLAVVLVGDDPASHIYVRSKIKIAKQLGLRGETKILPHGVNEAELLSVIATLNERDDIDGILVQLPLPAHIDTLRIMGAIDPAKDVDGLHALNAGRLLHGADALVPCTPSGCLKLIKSIAPDLTGYHAVVIGSSNIVGKPMATLLLEERATVTQTHVHTRGIACICREADILVSAVGKPGLVRRDWIKPQAIVIDVGTTRVAKQDGGYAVQGDVIFEEAVQVAGAITPVPRGVGPMTIACLMENTVKAASARLAARMRLASTAAH; this is translated from the coding sequence ATGACTGCGGAAATCATCGACGGGCGCAAACAGGCGCAAATTCTTCTCGACAGTGTTGCGGGTGAATTGGGGCAGCTATCCCAAGCACCGGGCTTGGCGGTGGTGCTGGTCGGCGATGACCCGGCCAGCCACATCTACGTCCGAAGCAAGATCAAGATAGCGAAGCAGTTGGGCTTGCGCGGCGAGACGAAAATCCTGCCGCATGGCGTCAACGAAGCCGAGCTGCTTTCCGTCATTGCGACGCTGAACGAGCGGGACGATATCGACGGTATTCTCGTCCAACTCCCATTGCCGGCGCACATCGACACGTTGCGCATCATGGGCGCGATCGATCCGGCCAAGGATGTCGACGGCCTGCATGCGCTGAATGCCGGCCGCCTGCTGCATGGCGCCGACGCCCTCGTGCCATGCACGCCGTCGGGTTGCCTGAAACTCATCAAATCGATCGCGCCGGATCTTACCGGCTATCACGCCGTCGTCATCGGCAGCTCGAATATCGTGGGCAAGCCGATGGCAACGCTGCTTCTGGAAGAGCGCGCGACGGTGACCCAAACGCATGTCCATACACGCGGCATCGCGTGCATCTGCCGCGAGGCGGACATCCTGGTCAGCGCAGTCGGCAAGCCCGGACTTGTGCGCCGCGACTGGATCAAGCCGCAAGCCATCGTCATCGACGTCGGCACCACGCGTGTCGCGAAGCAGGACGGCGGATATGCCGTTCAGGGCGACGTCATTTTCGAGGAGGCGGTGCAGGTTGCCGGCGCCATTACGCCCGTGCCAAGAGGGGTCGGTCCGATGACCATCGCATGCCTGATGGAGAATACGGTGAAGGCAGCGAGCGCCCGGTTAGCGGCACGGATGCGGCTGGCGTCTACCGCGGCACACTAG